The genome window GCGTGCAGGCCGGCCACGTGCACCGCCGCGTCCGACTCCGCCTGGAGCTTGTAGTGGTGCAGGCTGGCGTTGTCCTCCAGCGTCACCTCCGTCACCGCGTTGGTGAAGGTGGCCCCCGGTCCGGAGCCACCCGCCACGCCCGCGTACGTCTCCACCAGCGTCGCCTCGCTGTTCTCCCCCGCCAGGACGAGGATGCGCGGGCTGGCCAGCACCGGCGCGTCCCCTCGGGTGAGGAACACCAGCTGCACCGGCACCTCGCTGACCGTGCCCGGCGCCAGCCGCAGCAGCGCGCCGTCGTCCAGCAGGGCCGCGTTGAGCGCGGTGAAGGCGTGCTCCCCCGCCGGGGCCCGCTGGCCCAGCATGGACTCCAGCAGCTCCCCGTCCTCGCGCACCGCGTCCCGCAGCGGCTTCAGCGTCAGCCCGCGCGGCAGGCCCGCCACGGACGACAGCTCCGGCGCCAGCCGCCCGTCCACGAAGACGAGCCGGGGCCCTCCTGGCAGGGCGAGCCCCTCCACCACCGCCGCCAGGTCCCCCGCGCCGCGCGCCTCCGCGGCTGGAATGAACGTTCCTTCCGCGAGGGGCGCCAGGTTGGTGTACTTCCACGCCTCGTCGCGCGTCGTGGGCAGGCCCTGCTTCTCCAGCTGCGCCAGCCCCTCGGCGCGCACGCGCCGCAGCCACGCCGGCGTGGACGCCTCCCGCGCATGGAAGCGCGAGGCCACGTCCAGGAAGTGCGCCAGGCCGGCCGTCATCGCCGGGCCTCCCCGCCCTTCGGCGCGGCCGTCTTGCCGTCCTGCAGCCCCAGCCAGCTGTAGCCCTTCTCCTCCAGCTCCAGCGCCAGCTCGCGCCCGCCCGAGCGGATGATGCGCCCCGCCGCGATGACGTGCACGTGGTCCGGGACGATGTAGTCCAGGAGCCGCTGGTAGTGCGTGATCAGCACCATGCCCCGCTCCGGCGAGCGCAGCGCATTGACGCCGCCGGCCACCGTGCGCAGCGCGTCGATGTCCAGGCCGGAGTCCGTCTCGTCGAGGATGGCCAGCCGCGGCTCCAGCACCGCCATCTGGAAGATTTCGTTCCGCTTCTTCTCGCCGCCGGAGAACCCCTCGTTCACCGAGCGGTTCATGAAGGCCGCGTCCAGCTGCACCAGCTTCGACTTCTCCCGGGCGAGCTGGAGGAAGTCCATCGCGTCCAGCTCCTCCAGCCCCCGCACCCGGCGCTGCGCGTTGAGCGCGGTGCGCAGGAAGTGCAGGTTGCCCACGCCCGGAATCTCCACCGGGTACTGGAAGGCGAGGAACACGCCCGACGTGGCGCGCTCCTCGGGCGACAGCGCCAGCAGGGGCTTGCCGTCGAACAGCACCTCGCCCTGCGTGACTTCATAGCCGTCACGGCCCGCCAGCACGCTGGCCAGCGTGCTCTTCCCGGAGCCGTTGGGGCCCATGATGGCGTGCACCTCTCCGGGGCGCACCTCCAGGTCGATGCCCTTCAGGATGTCCTTGCCCGCCACGCGGGCGTGCAGGTTGCGAACAGACAGCAAAGCCATGACCTACCCCACGCTCCCCTCGAGGCTCACCCCGAGCAGCTTCTGCGCCTCCACCGCGAACTCCATCGGGAGTTCCTTGAACACCTGGCGGCAGAAGCCATTGACGATCATCGACACCGCGTCCTCCTGCGAGATTCCGCGCTGCCGGCAGTAGAAGAGCTGGTCCTCGCCAATCTTCGACGTGGACGCCTCGTGCTCCACCTGCGCGGACGCGTTCTTCACCTCGATGTACGGCACCGTGTGGGCGCCGCACTTGTCACCCAGGAGCAGCGAGTCGCACTGCGTGTAGTTGCGCGCGTTCTCCGCGCTCTTGAGCACCTTCACCAGGCCCCGGTACGTGTTCTGCCCGCGCCCCGCGGAGATGCCCTTGGACACGATGGTGCTGCGGGAGTTCTTCCCGATGTGCACCATCTTCGTGCCCGTGTCCGCCTGCTGCAGGTTGTTGGTGAGCGCGACGGAGTAGAACTCGCCCACCGAGTCATCCCCCTTGAGGATGACGCTCGGGTACTTCCACGTAATCGCCGAGCCCGTCTCCACCTGCGTCCACGAAATCTTGGAGGCCCGGTGGGCGATTCCGCGCTTGGTGACGAAGTTGTAGATGCCGCCGCGGCCCTGCGCGTCCCCCGGGTACCAGTTCTGCACCGTGGAGTACTTGATGTTGGCGCCGTCCAGGGCGACCAGCTCCACCACCGCCGCGTGCAGCTGGTTGGTGTCGCGCTGGGGCGCGGTGCAGCCCTCCAGGTAGCTCACCGTGGAGCCCTCGTCGGCGACGATGAGGGTGCGCTCGAACTGGCCCGTCTCCGCCGTGTTGATGCGGAAGTACGTGGACAGCTCCATGGGGCAGCGCACGCCCTTGGGGATGTAGACGAACGAGCCGTCGCTGAAGACGGCCGAGTTGAGCGCCGCGAAGAAGTTGTCCGAGTACGGCACCACCGTGCCCAGGTACTTCCTCACCAGCTCCGGGTGCTCGCGCACGGCCTCGGAGAACGAGCAGAAGATGACGCCCGCCTTCGCCAGCTTGTCCTTGAACGTGGTGGCCACGGACACCGAGTCGAAGACGGCGTCCACCGCGACGTTCTGCATCAGCTTCTGCTCGTGCAGCGGAATCCCGAGCTTCTCGTAGGTGCGGAGGATTTCGGGGTCCACCTCGTCCAGGCTGCCCTTCTTCGGCTTCTGCTTCGGCGCCGAGTAGTAGCTGATGGCCTGGTAGTCGATGGGCGCGTACTTCACGGCCTGCCAGTTCGGCTCCTTCATGGTGAGCCAGTGGCGGTACGCCTTGAGGCGCCACTCGAGCAGGAAGGCCGGCTCGCCCTTCTTCTCGGAAATCTGGCGGATGACGTCCTCGCTCAGCCCGGGCGGAAACGTGTCCGACTCCACCGCCGAGACGAAGCCGGCCTCGTACGGCCGGCGGGTCAGCTCCTGGAGGGTGTCGGTGGTCATGAACGGACTCCTGATGCGGAAGCAGTGGAAGGTGAGGCGGTGCTGGCCGAAGGCGCGGGCCGCGACGGGACGCCCAGGCCCACCAGGCGCTCGGGCACGCGCGGCGCGGGGGCAACCAGGTCCGCCAGCGACAGGCGGCCCAGCGCGTCCTGGATGGCGGTGTTGATGAGGCGCCAGTGCCCACGCACCTGGCAGACGGCCTCCAGCTCGCAGGGCGCACCGCCCGTGGTGTGGACGCCGCACTCGGTGAGGGCCACCGGGCCCTCCAGCGCGGCGACCAGCTCCGCCAAGGACAGCTCGGCGGCGGGGCGCGCCAGCCCGTAGCCGCCGCTGGCCCCACGGTGGGACACCACCAGGCCCGCCTGAAGCAGGCCCTTGAGCACCTTGCTGGCCGAGGGCAACGGCACACGGGTGCGCGCCGCCAGCTCGCGAGTGGTGCGCGTGTCACCCTCCGCGCGGGCCAGCTCGGTCATCAGCACGATGCCGTAGTCGGTCATCTTGCTCATCCGAAGCATGGGTGCGGGTGTCTCCTCTCCAGATTCAGTCCTGCCGGGGCCACCGGGCCACCGGGGGCGTCATATGTAATGTGGACCGTTTCAGTCCACATTGCTTTTCACACAAGGCGCCGGGAGCCTCTGGTTGGAGGGCAGGAGGGAGAGGGCTAGGGTGGGAGCCCCCCGCTCCCCGGAGGAATTCCACCGATGCGTCGTCCCCTGATGCTGCTCGCCACGCTGGCCCTGGCCGCGGTGGCCTGCGAGAAGAAGTCCGCGCCCGCGCCCACGGAGCCCACGCCGGGCGGACAGGCGCCCGCCGCGACGGCCCCTCCCCCCGGCGCCGCGCCCGTGGACGCCAACACCATCCTGCTGGGTGAGGTCGGCAGCCTGACGGGCAGCGAGGCGACGTTCGGCATCTCCGCGCGCAATGGCATCGAGCTGGCCATCGACGAGGCCAACGCCGCGGGCGGGGTGAAGGGCAAGAGGCTGGCCGTGCGCGTGTACGACAGCCAGGGCCGGCCCGAGGAGGGGGCCCAGGCCGTGACGCGGCTCATCACCCAGGACAAGGTGGTGGTCATCCTCGGCGAGGCGGCCTCGTCGGTGTCCATGGCGATGGCGGAGAAGGCGCAGGTGGCGAAGGTGCCGATGATTACGCCCACCTCCACCAGCCCCGAGGTGACGAAGCGGGGCGACTACATCTTCCGCGTCT of Pyxidicoccus xibeiensis contains these proteins:
- the sufB gene encoding Fe-S cluster assembly protein SufB gives rise to the protein MTTDTLQELTRRPYEAGFVSAVESDTFPPGLSEDVIRQISEKKGEPAFLLEWRLKAYRHWLTMKEPNWQAVKYAPIDYQAISYYSAPKQKPKKGSLDEVDPEILRTYEKLGIPLHEQKLMQNVAVDAVFDSVSVATTFKDKLAKAGVIFCSFSEAVREHPELVRKYLGTVVPYSDNFFAALNSAVFSDGSFVYIPKGVRCPMELSTYFRINTAETGQFERTLIVADEGSTVSYLEGCTAPQRDTNQLHAAVVELVALDGANIKYSTVQNWYPGDAQGRGGIYNFVTKRGIAHRASKISWTQVETGSAITWKYPSVILKGDDSVGEFYSVALTNNLQQADTGTKMVHIGKNSRSTIVSKGISAGRGQNTYRGLVKVLKSAENARNYTQCDSLLLGDKCGAHTVPYIEVKNASAQVEHEASTSKIGEDQLFYCRQRGISQEDAVSMIVNGFCRQVFKELPMEFAVEAQKLLGVSLEGSVG
- a CDS encoding SUF system Fe-S cluster assembly regulator, producing the protein MLRMSKMTDYGIVLMTELARAEGDTRTTRELAARTRVPLPSASKVLKGLLQAGLVVSHRGASGGYGLARPAAELSLAELVAALEGPVALTECGVHTTGGAPCELEAVCQVRGHWRLINTAIQDALGRLSLADLVAPAPRVPERLVGLGVPSRPAPSASTASPSTASASGVRS
- the sufC gene encoding Fe-S cluster assembly ATPase SufC, encoding MALLSVRNLHARVAGKDILKGIDLEVRPGEVHAIMGPNGSGKSTLASVLAGRDGYEVTQGEVLFDGKPLLALSPEERATSGVFLAFQYPVEIPGVGNLHFLRTALNAQRRVRGLEELDAMDFLQLAREKSKLVQLDAAFMNRSVNEGFSGGEKKRNEIFQMAVLEPRLAILDETDSGLDIDALRTVAGGVNALRSPERGMVLITHYQRLLDYIVPDHVHVIAAGRIIRSGGRELALELEEKGYSWLGLQDGKTAAPKGGEARR
- the sufD gene encoding Fe-S cluster assembly protein SufD — translated: MTAGLAHFLDVASRFHAREASTPAWLRRVRAEGLAQLEKQGLPTTRDEAWKYTNLAPLAEGTFIPAAEARGAGDLAAVVEGLALPGGPRLVFVDGRLAPELSSVAGLPRGLTLKPLRDAVREDGELLESMLGQRAPAGEHAFTALNAALLDDGALLRLAPGTVSEVPVQLVFLTRGDAPVLASPRILVLAGENSEATLVETYAGVAGGSGPGATFTNAVTEVTLEDNASLHHYKLQAESDAAVHVAGLHARQGRDSRFASHAFSFGGVLAHNEVHSAFAGEGGDATLNGLYVGRGSQHLDNRTALDHAAPRCTSRELYKGVLDDRSRGTFHGLIRVRQDAQRTDSRQQNRNLLLSESAQADTRPQLEILADDVKCAHGAAVGRLDAQALFYLRSRGIPRAEAEWLLTFAFAREVVEAVPQAAVRARVEGLLALKLPGTARREVTA